The following are encoded together in the Humulus lupulus chromosome 5, drHumLupu1.1, whole genome shotgun sequence genome:
- the LOC133780215 gene encoding (+)-alpha-pinene synthase, chloroplastic-like, whose protein sequence is MQCMAVQHQFTTSSLLICKSSFGTLITPKTFSTARAKSKVRSSTCYPIQCSVVNSSNATTIDRRSANYEPPIWSFDYIQSLSSQYKGEPYTTRLNKLKIDVKRMLVEMESSLLLTQLELIDTLQRLGISYHFENEIKTLLKKKFITNTIVNNPTCDLYTTALEFRLLRQYGFAVTQEIFNVFKDERGEFKASDVMGVLALYEASFYEKKDENILEEARVFTTEYLKKYMIMMEQNKLLCKDDNNMVLLVRHALEIPLHWRTTKTEARWFIDVYERRKDMNNNNNNNNNNNNNSTLLEFAKLDFNMVQSIYQEDLKHLSRWWSHSKLGEKMDYARDRLVEAFLWQIGVRFEPEFSYFRRISARLYVLITVIDDIYDVYGTLEELELFTNAVERWDVKAIDELPDYMKMPFFTLFNTINEMAYDLLGEQNFVNVKFLKNTWAELCRCYLHEAKWFYSGYKPTLKEYIDNAWLSIGGPVIFVHAFFSFTNPITKEALQFLEDGYYPSIIRQGSTILRLADDLGTSSDELKRGDIPKSIQCYMHDTGISEDEAREHSKFMISKIWKEMNSEDEYNSCYSKEFVQVCKNLSRMALFMYQHGDGHGSQTSQTKERIYDLIINPIPM, encoded by the exons atgcagTGCATGGCAGTTCAACACCAATTTACTACTTCATCTCTCCTTATATGCAAAAGTAGTTTTGGTACACTTATTACACCAAAAACATTTAGTACTGCAAGAGCAAAATCAAAAGTAAGATCAAGTACTTGCTACCCCATCCAATGTAGTGTGGTCAACAGCTCTAATGCTACTACAATAGATCGAAGATCAGCTAACTATGAGCCACCGATTTGGTCTTTTGATTACATTCAATCTCTTTCAAGCCAATATaag GGAGAACCCTATACAACTCGACTGAATAAGCTAAAGATAGATGTGAAAAGGATGTTAGTTGAGATGGAAAGCTCTTTATTATTGACTCAACTTGAGTTGATTGATACACTGCAGAGACTTGGAATATCTTACCATTTTGAGAATGAAATCAAAACTCTTTTGAAGAAAAAGTTCATCACCAATACTATTGTGAATAATCCTACTTGTGATTTATACACCACTGCCCTTGAGTTTAGGCTTCTGCGTCAGTATGGATTTGCAGTAACTCAAG AAATTTTTAACGTTTTTAAGGACGAGAGAGGAGAGTTCAAGGCTAGTGATGTTATGGGAGTGTTAGCCTTGTACGAAGCCTCTTTCTATGAGAAAAAAGATGAAAATATTTTGGAGGAAGCAAGAGTTTTCACAACTGAATATCTcaaaaaatacatgattatgatggagcaaaataaattattatgtaAAGATGATAATAATATGGTATTATTAGTGAGACATGCCTTGGAGATTCCACTTCATTGGAGGACAACAAAAACAGAAGCTAGGTGGTTCATTGATGTGTATGAGAGAAGAAAAgacatgaataataataataataataataataataataataataattctacTTTGCTTGAGTTTGCCAAATTGGATTTCAACATGGTACAATCAATATATCAGGAAGATCTAAAGCATTTATCCAG GTGGTGGAGTCATTCTAAGCTTGGAGAGAAAATGGATTATGCTAGAGATAGATTGGTGGAGGCTTTTCTATGGCAGATTGGAGTAAGATTTGAGCCAGAATTCAGCTACTTTAGGAGAATATCTGCAAGATTATATGTTCTAATTACAGTAATTGATGATATATATGATGTGTATGGAACTTTGGAAGAACTAGAGCTTTTCACAAATGCTGTTGAGAG GTGGGATGTGAAAGCAATAGATGAGTTACCGGATTACATGAAGATGCCTTTCTTTACTCTATTTAATACCATAAATGAAATGGCTTATGATCTACTAGGAGAGCAAAATTTTGTCAATGTTAAATTCCTCAAGAATACG TGGGCAGAGTTGTGTAGATGTTATTTGCATGAGGCAAAATGGTTCTATAGTGGATACAAACCAACCTTAAAAGAATATATTGATAATGCTTGGCTTTCAATTGGAGGACCAGTTATTTTTGTGCATGCATTTTTCTCTTTTACAAATCCCATAACAAAAGAGGCATTACAGTTCTTGGAAGATGGTTATTATCCTTCTATAATTCGCCAAGGATCCACAATTTTAAGACTTGCAGATGATCTTGGAACATCATCA GATGAGTTGAAAAGAGGTGACATTCCTAAATCGATTCAATGTTACATGCATGATACTGGTATTTCTGAAGACGAAGCTCGTGAGCATAGCAAATTTATGATAAGTAAAATATGGAAGGAGATGAATAGTGAAGATGAATATAACTCTTGTTACTCGAAAGAGTTTGTCCAAGTTTGCAAAAATCTTAGTAGAATGGCACTATTCATGTACCAGCATGGAGATGGACATGGCTCTCAGACTAGTCAAACAAAGGAACGCATTTATGACTTGATTATTAATCCAATTCCCatgtaa
- the LOC133780216 gene encoding myrcene synthase, chloroplastic-like, which yields MLGMAMAVHPFSVPMCISTISTTARARSSACYPTQCTVVNTHSSITTTTTTTIDRRSANYEPPIWSFDYIQSLSSQYKGEPYTSRLNELKEKVKRMLVEMENSLAQFELIDTLQRLGLSYHFQNEINTILKEKYTNINNIINNPNFDLYTTALEFRLLRQYGYAVPQEIFNVFKDDETMKFKARVISNDDIIGVLALYEASFYGGKGESILEEARVFSTECLKNYIMVMMEQNNLLLDDNMILLVNHALELPLYWRITRSEARWFIDVYERRQDMNSTLLEFAKLDYNMVQSIYQEDLKHLSGWWRQTKLGEKMDFFRDRLMESFLWTVGVKSEPELSYYRRISGRLYVLITTIDDIYDVYGTLEELELFTNAVERWNVKAINDLPDYMRMPFFLLYNTINEMAFDVLRNQNFFNIQYLKKTWVDFCKHQLQEAKWFNSGYKPTFQEYIDNAWISVSGPIILVHAYFSSTNNNPITKNALKFLEVGYPNIIYQASIILRLADDLGTSPDEMKRGDIPKSIQCYMHDTGASEDEAREHIKFLISEAWKEMNDIEDDDDEDNSCFSKEFVEACKNLGRISQFIYQYGDGHASQDSLSKQRISELIINHIP from the exons atgtTAGGCATGGCAATGGCAGTTCACCCATTTTCAGTCCCTATGTGCATTAGTACTATTAGTACTACTGCAAGAGCAAGATCAAGTGCTTGCTACCCCACCCAATGTACTGTGGTCAATACCCATAGTTCtatcaccaccaccactactactactattgatCGAAGATCAGCCAATTATGAACCTCCCATTTGGTCTTTTGATTATATTCAATCTCTTTCAAGCCAATATAAG GGAGAACCCTATACAAGTCGATTGAATGAGCTGAAGGAAAAGGTGAAAAGGATGCTAGTTGAGATGGAAAACTCTTTAGCTCAATTTGAGCTGATTGATACATTGCAAAGACTTGGATTATCTTACCATTTTCAAAATGAAATAAACACTATTTTGAAGGAAAAGTACACCAACATTAATAATATTATCAACAATCCTAATTTTGATTTGTACACCACTGCTCTTGAGTTTAGGCTTCTACGACAATATGGATATGCAGTACCTCAAg AAATTTTTAATGTGTTTAAGGATGATGAGACAATGAAGTTCAAGGCAAGAGTAATAAGTAATGATGATATTATTGGAGTGTTGGCTTTATATGAAGCTTCATTCTATGGAGGAAAAGGTGAAAGTATTTTGGAGGAAGCTAGGGTTTTCTCAACCGAATgtcttaaaaattacataatggtgATGATGGagcaaaataatttattattagatgataatatgatattattagtGAATCATGCCTTGGAGCTTCCCCTTTATTGGAGGATAACAAGGTCAGAAGCTAGGTGGTTCATTGATGTGTATGAGAGAAGACAAGACATGAATTCTACTTTGCTTGAGTTTGCCAAATTGGATTACAACATGGTGCAATCAATATATCAAGAAGATCTAAAACATCTCTCCGG gtGGTGGAGGCAAACCAAACTTGGAGAGAAAATGGACTTCTTTAGAGATAGATTGATGGAGAGTTTCTTATGGACTGTGGGAGTAAAATCTGAGCCAGAACTCAGCTACTATAGAAGAATATCTGGAAGATTATATGTTTTGATAACAACAATTgatgatatatatgatgtttaTGGAACATTGGAGGAGCTAGAGCTTTTCACTAATGCTGTTGAGAG ATGGAATGTGAAAGCTATAAATGATTTACCGGATTACATGAGGATGCCTTTCTTTCTCTTGTACAATACTATCAATGAAATGGCCTTTGATGTGTTACGAAACCAAAATTTCTTCAACATTCAATACCTTAAGAAAACG TGGGTAGATTTTTGTAAACATCAATTACAAGAGGCAAAATGGTTTAACAGTGGATACAAACCAACATTCCAAGAGTATATTGACAATGCATGGATTTCAGTATCAGGACCCATTATCCTTGTTCATGCTTATTTCTCTTCTACAAATAATAATCCCATTACAAAGAATGCCTTGAAATTCTTGGAAGTGGGTTATCCCAACATAATTTACCAAGCATCCATAATTTTACGACTTGCAGATGATCTAGGAACATCCCCA GATGAAATGAAAAGAGGTGATATTCCAAAATCAATTCAATGTTACATGCATGATACTGGTGCTTCTGAAGACGAAGCTCGAGAACACATCAAGTTTTTAATAAGTGAAGCATGGAAGGAGATGAATGATAttgaggatgatgatgatgaagataaTTCTTGTTTCTCAAAAGAATTTGTCGAAGCTTGTAAAAATCTTGGTAGAATATCACAATTCATATATCAATATGGAGATGGACATGCTTCTCAGGACAGTTTATCAAAACAACGTATTTCAGAATTGATAATTAATCATATTCCCTAG
- the LOC133834266 gene encoding uncharacterized protein LOC133834266: MTDEQKNASLGETFIELVKRLDEVLHSFDRGPPLTLQRLCEILLNARGIYPNLSKLALALEKNLLVTSMLTISTDPYPQPTTIEPNEPENKPENELEKAIEEPKMESISAQNGVEDATGDKDEVMTEVEEADTVDNMTIDMEALENFVESTETNTAPPSS, encoded by the exons ATGACGGATGAACAGAAAAATGCTTCTCTAGGAGAAACATTTATTGAGTTGGTAAAAAGGTTGGATGAAG TTCTCCATAGCTTCGATCGAGGTCCTCCATTAACCCTTCAGAGGCTGTGCGAG ATCCTCCTGAATGCCCGGGGCATTTATCCAAATCTCTCCAAGCTTGCACTAGCACTTGAAAAG AATCTCCTTGTGACATCCATGCTTACCATCTCCACCGATCCATATCCACAACCAACGACAATAGAGCCAAACGAACCGGAGAACAAACCGGAGAACGAACTGGAAAAGGCTATCGAGGAACCAAAAATGGAATCTATTTCTGCACAAAATGGGGTAGAAGATGCGACTGGTGATAAAGATGAAGTAATGACAGAGGTAGAAGAAGCCGATACTGTTGACAACATGACAATCGACATGGAAGCCTTGGAGAATTTTGTTGAATCTACTGAAACAAACACCGCCCCCCCCAGCTCATAA